One segment of Nostoc piscinale CENA21 DNA contains the following:
- the rplS gene encoding 50S ribosomal protein L19 codes for MNAQEIIRSIEAEQLKSNLPNIYVGDTVKVGVKIKEGEKYRVQPYEGVVIAKRNGGINETITVRRVFQGVGVERVFLLHSPRIDSIKVLRRGKVRRAKLYYLRDRIGKATRIKQRFDRPL; via the coding sequence ATGAACGCTCAAGAAATTATCCGCTCCATAGAAGCGGAACAACTCAAATCTAACTTGCCCAATATTTATGTGGGCGATACAGTCAAAGTCGGTGTGAAAATCAAAGAAGGCGAAAAATACCGCGTCCAACCCTACGAAGGTGTTGTGATTGCTAAACGCAACGGCGGTATTAACGAAACTATTACCGTTCGCCGTGTATTTCAAGGGGTAGGCGTAGAGCGTGTATTCCTCTTACATTCTCCACGCATCGACAGTATCAAAGTCCTGCGTCGTGGTAAAGTCCGTCGTGCTAAACTGTACTACCTGCGCGATCGCATTGGTAAAGCAACTCGGATCAAGCAACGCTTCGACCGTCCTTTGTAA
- the nusG gene encoding transcription termination/antitermination protein NusG, giving the protein MTFATDDPLNSNLQSEETAEAALKEARWYAVQVASGCEKRVKTNLEQRIQTFDVADKIIQVEIPHTPAVKIRKDGSRQHTEEKVFPGYVLVRMVLNDDTWQVVRNTSHVINFVGAEQKRGSAKGRGHVKPVPLSYSEVERIFKQTTEQEPVVKIDMATGDKIVVLSGPFKDFEGEVIEVSPERSKLKALLSIFGRDTPVELEFNQVEKQS; this is encoded by the coding sequence ATGACTTTTGCAACAGACGACCCACTTAACTCAAATTTGCAGTCAGAGGAAACAGCAGAAGCGGCGCTCAAAGAAGCGCGGTGGTATGCAGTACAAGTAGCCTCCGGCTGTGAAAAGCGCGTCAAAACCAATTTGGAACAACGCATCCAAACCTTTGACGTTGCCGACAAAATCATTCAAGTCGAAATTCCACATACGCCAGCAGTCAAAATTCGGAAAGATGGCAGTCGCCAGCATACAGAAGAAAAAGTTTTTCCTGGCTATGTGCTGGTAAGAATGGTGCTGAATGATGATACATGGCAGGTAGTACGTAACACCTCTCATGTGATCAACTTTGTAGGCGCAGAACAAAAACGTGGCAGTGCTAAAGGTCGTGGCCACGTTAAACCAGTACCTCTGAGTTACTCAGAAGTAGAGCGGATCTTCAAACAAACCACCGAACAAGAGCCAGTCGTCAAAATTGACATGGCTACAGGTGATAAAATTGTCGTGCTTTCTGGCCCATTTAAGGACTTTGAAGGCGAGGTGATTGAAGTCAGTCCAGAGCGTAGTAAACTTAAAGCCTTGCTCTCGATTTTTGGCCGAGATACACCCGTTGAATTGGAATTCAATCAGGTAGAAAAACAGAGCTAA
- a CDS encoding efflux RND transporter permease subunit — MQQVQKSGGFSISAISIRQHIGTLMLTLAVIVMGVFFIVKLPVDLLPSITYPRDWGADTSTRNFARVAIDEVTKPLEEAFSATEGVLQVFSQTREGQVSLDLYFQPGGNIDQALNDATAAFNRARGTLPDTIEEPRLFKVDPSQLPVYEMALTSPSLQGVDLRVFAEEELARELGVVPGVAGVDVSGGVPEEVRVNIDLDRLQALGVGLTDVLDELRDRNQDISGGRILGQNSEPLTRTVGRFRSAEELRNLSFEVSSGAANTNNTQSTVPRRRVYLRDFAEVIDGSELQRVFVSLNGEPAVKVSIQKQPDANTINVVDGVKKRVEELRQSGVIPEGTVITATLDESKFIRNSISNVTSSGLIGTLLAAIAVLLFLGSIRQTLIIVLAIPLATLAAIILMGLFGLSINVFSLGGLALGVGIVVDNSIVMLENIAEGVGMTPGKSNRSKLNQQQLINQSEQSSREVESALVASTSTNLVAVLPFLLIGGFIALLFNELILTISFSVAASIVIAVTVVPMMASRMLGWKFSSRLSEFWLLKEFNRRFDAATRGYGGFLSMILRWRIITVAIALLLFGGGSLWMAPQIPQEILPRINTGQANLNAQFPPGTPLETNLKVMNAVDEILRNQPETEYVFSTSGGALFGNTTNANPLRGSSNITLKAGTDVEAYVERVTQELDKLNLAGIRLRLSPGQVRGLILNNSPVRGADVDVILQGNDSDTLQQAGRQVLAALEEQATLARFRPDADERQPEIQILPDWERVAALGLTTTDIGDTIQTALEGSVPTQLQRGNRLVDVRVKLNETAVQAPSQLERLPLFVDNNRQVRLSDVAKIVEGQAPGEIQRINQRQVAIFAGNLTEGASLSQAIAQVRQVIDNLDLPEGVSRLPSAAAESNEQLQSSLQLLGGLATFLVFVVMAVQYNSLIDPLVIMFTIPLALAGGIFGLYITQTAIGATVIVGAVLLVGIVVNNAIIMVELANQIRERENIDRKTAILQAAPQRLRPVLMTTITTVLGMFPLALGIGEGSEFLQPLGVVVFSGLSLATVLTLFIIPCFYTLLHDILDFEWLKQILIKFDKWKNRYY; from the coding sequence ATGCAGCAAGTCCAAAAAAGCGGCGGATTTAGTATCAGCGCCATCTCCATCCGCCAACATATCGGTACACTTATGCTCACCTTGGCAGTAATTGTCATGGGTGTATTTTTTATTGTTAAATTACCAGTAGATTTACTACCATCAATTACCTATCCTCGGGATTGGGGTGCGGATACAAGCACCAGGAATTTCGCCAGAGTGGCAATTGATGAAGTCACCAAGCCTTTAGAAGAAGCTTTTTCTGCAACCGAAGGTGTATTGCAAGTCTTTTCTCAAACCCGTGAAGGGCAAGTCAGCTTAGATTTGTACTTTCAACCGGGGGGTAATATTGACCAAGCCTTAAACGATGCGACAGCAGCCTTTAACCGCGCCAGAGGAACTTTACCAGACACCATAGAAGAACCACGTTTATTCAAAGTAGATCCTTCCCAGTTACCTGTTTACGAAATGGCCTTAACTTCACCTTCTTTACAAGGTGTAGATTTACGTGTTTTCGCCGAAGAAGAACTCGCCCGTGAACTAGGTGTTGTTCCTGGAGTAGCTGGAGTAGATGTGTCGGGAGGAGTCCCCGAAGAAGTTAGAGTCAATATTGATTTAGACCGTTTGCAAGCCTTGGGTGTAGGTTTAACGGATGTTTTAGATGAATTAAGAGACCGCAACCAAGATATTTCCGGTGGTCGCATTTTAGGGCAGAATTCCGAACCATTAACTCGGACTGTTGGCAGGTTTCGCAGTGCAGAAGAATTGCGAAATTTATCCTTTGAGGTATCCTCTGGTGCTGCTAACACAAATAATACTCAATCAACAGTTCCGCGTCGCCGCGTTTATTTGCGAGACTTTGCTGAAGTGATAGACGGCTCAGAATTACAACGAGTTTTTGTTTCTTTGAATGGTGAACCAGCAGTTAAAGTCAGTATTCAAAAACAACCAGATGCTAATACTATCAACGTGGTTGATGGTGTGAAAAAACGTGTAGAAGAACTGCGCCAGTCTGGTGTGATTCCTGAAGGGACAGTAATTACGGCAACTTTGGATGAATCAAAATTTATCCGCAATTCTATTTCTAATGTTACTAGTTCTGGGTTAATTGGGACATTACTGGCAGCGATCGCAGTTCTCCTATTCTTGGGTTCCATCAGACAAACTTTAATCATTGTCCTCGCTATTCCCTTAGCCACCCTCGCCGCTATTATCTTGATGGGGTTGTTTGGCTTATCTATCAACGTTTTTAGTTTGGGTGGTTTAGCATTGGGTGTGGGTATTGTGGTGGATAACTCCATCGTCATGTTAGAGAACATTGCCGAAGGTGTAGGTATGACACCAGGCAAAAGTAACCGAAGCAAATTAAACCAACAACAATTAATCAATCAATCAGAACAAAGTAGCCGCGAAGTAGAATCAGCCCTAGTCGCTTCCACCAGTACCAACTTAGTTGCAGTATTGCCATTTCTGCTCATCGGTGGATTTATCGCCCTGCTATTCAATGAATTAATTTTAACTATTAGCTTTTCCGTCGCAGCTTCGATTGTAATTGCTGTTACCGTTGTGCCGATGATGGCATCGCGGATGCTGGGATGGAAATTTTCGAGCCGTTTGAGCGAATTTTGGTTACTCAAAGAATTTAATCGCCGCTTTGATGCTGCCACCAGAGGATATGGCGGCTTTTTAAGCATGATATTACGTTGGCGGATAATTACAGTTGCGATCGCCCTCCTCTTATTTGGTGGCGGTAGTTTATGGATGGCTCCCCAAATTCCCCAAGAAATCCTCCCCAGAATTAATACCGGACAAGCTAACTTAAATGCTCAGTTTCCTCCAGGTACACCTTTGGAAACTAACCTCAAAGTTATGAATGCGGTAGATGAAATTCTTCGCAACCAACCAGAAACAGAATATGTCTTTTCCACCTCTGGCGGAGCCTTATTTGGCAACACCACCAACGCCAACCCTTTACGCGGTAGCAGCAACATTACCTTGAAAGCTGGTACAGATGTCGAAGCTTATGTGGAACGAGTCACCCAAGAACTTGACAAATTAAATTTAGCCGGAATTCGTCTGCGCCTTTCCCCCGGACAAGTACGGGGTTTAATTCTCAATAACTCACCTGTGCGCGGTGCAGATGTTGACGTAATTCTCCAAGGAAACGACTCAGACACCTTACAACAAGCTGGTCGTCAAGTCTTAGCCGCCTTAGAAGAACAAGCCACCCTTGCTAGATTTCGTCCCGATGCTGATGAGCGCCAACCAGAAATTCAGATTTTGCCCGACTGGGAGCGCGTTGCAGCCTTGGGTTTAACTACTACAGATATTGGCGATACCATTCAAACTGCCCTAGAAGGTAGCGTTCCCACCCAATTACAACGCGGCAACCGCTTAGTAGATGTGCGTGTCAAGTTAAACGAAACAGCAGTGCAAGCACCATCTCAATTAGAAAGATTACCCTTATTTGTTGATAATAATCGCCAAGTCCGATTAAGTGACGTTGCCAAAATCGTTGAAGGGCAAGCACCTGGAGAAATTCAACGCATCAACCAGCGCCAAGTTGCTATCTTTGCAGGTAATTTAACCGAAGGTGCTAGTTTGAGTCAAGCCATAGCCCAAGTACGGCAAGTAATAGATAACCTAGATTTACCAGAAGGTGTTAGCCGCTTGCCTAGCGCCGCCGCAGAATCTAATGAGCAACTGCAAAGTTCACTGCAACTATTAGGAGGATTAGCAACATTTCTGGTATTTGTAGTCATGGCAGTACAATACAATTCCCTCATCGACCCTTTGGTAATTATGTTTACCATTCCGTTAGCATTAGCGGGGGGAATTTTCGGACTGTATATTACTCAAACCGCTATTGGTGCCACTGTAATAGTTGGTGCTGTGTTACTAGTCGGTATTGTGGTGAACAATGCCATCATCATGGTCGAGTTAGCCAACCAAATTCGTGAACGAGAAAATATAGACCGCAAAACTGCAATTTTACAAGCCGCACCTCAACGTTTACGTCCTGTACTCATGACTACCATTACCACAGTGTTAGGGATGTTTCCCTTAGCATTAGGAATTGGTGAAGGTTCAGAATTTTTACAACCCTTGGGGGTAGTTGTGTTTTCTGGTTTATCCTTAGCAACTGTATTAACACTGTTTATTATTCCGTGCTTTTACACACTGCTGCACGATATCTTAGATTTCGAGTGGCTCAAGCAAATACTCATCAAATTTGATAAGTGGAAGAACAGATATTACTAA
- a CDS encoding phycobiliprotein lyase yields MTSPLRLTQTANEAEITVFFQKSAGQWRSERRYYTLPEGETKEMVSMITIRFLEPGCAELQKLAQLHDLPDTVSLMFGAEVFWNSTDKLKGRQESQGSTLFGVLGNILYRDRGFATSKPITAEYHFANSETLCLRTEYNGSVFEEELKLIGNKYRTRQTIISRAGEQLMIGQYLEKRIDNLDI; encoded by the coding sequence GTGACATCACCGCTAAGACTGACTCAAACCGCTAACGAAGCAGAAATTACAGTATTTTTCCAAAAATCAGCAGGTCAGTGGCGCTCAGAAAGACGCTACTATACTCTGCCAGAGGGCGAAACCAAAGAAATGGTGAGTATGATTACCATTCGGTTTTTAGAGCCAGGATGCGCTGAATTACAAAAGCTGGCACAACTGCATGACTTACCTGATACAGTCAGCTTGATGTTTGGTGCAGAAGTATTTTGGAATAGTACAGATAAACTTAAGGGTAGACAAGAATCACAAGGTTCCACATTATTTGGTGTATTAGGAAATATTTTGTACCGCGATCGCGGTTTTGCCACATCCAAACCCATCACCGCCGAATATCATTTCGCTAATTCTGAAACTCTGTGCTTGCGAACTGAGTACAACGGCTCAGTGTTTGAGGAAGAATTAAAGTTAATTGGCAATAAATATCGCACTAGACAAACAATCATCTCTCGCGCTGGTGAACAGTTAATGATTGGTCAATATTTAGAAAAGCGAATTGACAATCTAGATATCTAG
- the rplK gene encoding 50S ribosomal protein L11, whose product MAKKVVAVIKLALNAGKANPAPPVGPALGQHGVNIMMFCKEYNAKTADQAGMVIPVEISVYEDRSFTFVLKTPPASVLIRKAAKIERGSNEPNKKKVGSITKAQLREIAQTKLPDLNANDIDAAMNIVAGTARNMGVTITE is encoded by the coding sequence ATGGCGAAAAAAGTAGTAGCGGTCATTAAACTGGCCCTGAATGCTGGAAAAGCCAACCCAGCACCACCAGTTGGCCCCGCATTAGGTCAACATGGTGTAAACATCATGATGTTCTGCAAGGAGTACAACGCCAAAACAGCCGACCAAGCTGGTATGGTTATCCCAGTAGAAATCTCCGTTTATGAAGACCGGAGTTTTACATTTGTACTCAAAACCCCACCAGCATCAGTATTGATTCGCAAAGCCGCGAAAATCGAAAGAGGTTCCAACGAACCCAACAAAAAGAAAGTTGGTTCCATTACTAAAGCGCAATTGCGAGAAATTGCCCAAACCAAATTACCCGATCTCAACGCCAACGACATCGACGCGGCAATGAACATTGTGGCAGGAACCGCTAGAAACATGGGCGTGACCATTACTGAATAG
- the rplJ gene encoding 50S ribosomal protein L10 yields MGRTLENKQEIVADLKQSLSESTLALVIEYQGLTVAEITDLRRRLRPSGTTCKVTKNTLMGIAIKEDEKWQPMSELLKGSSAFLLVKEDFSSAIKAYQDFQKATKKTELRGGVMEGRLLKEADVKALGDLPSKEQLMGQIAGAINALATKIAVGINEVPGGLARALQALAEKEQGSAAE; encoded by the coding sequence ATGGGTAGAACTTTAGAAAACAAACAAGAAATAGTAGCTGACCTCAAACAATCTTTGAGTGAGTCAACTTTAGCACTTGTAATTGAATACCAAGGGCTAACAGTTGCCGAAATCACAGATTTACGGCGGCGGTTGCGTCCGAGTGGCACTACTTGTAAAGTGACAAAAAATACCTTAATGGGTATTGCCATTAAAGAGGATGAAAAATGGCAACCAATGTCTGAGTTGCTAAAAGGTTCTTCCGCCTTTTTGTTAGTCAAAGAAGATTTCTCCTCAGCAATTAAGGCTTATCAAGACTTCCAAAAAGCCACCAAGAAGACAGAACTTCGTGGCGGTGTTATGGAAGGCCGTCTGCTGAAAGAAGCGGATGTCAAGGCTTTAGGAGACTTGCCATCCAAAGAACAACTCATGGGTCAAATTGCTGGAGCTATCAACGCATTGGCTACCAAAATTGCTGTTGGTATCAACGAAGTTCCTGGTGGCTTGGCTCGTGCTTTGCAAGCTTTGGCTGAGAAAGAACAAGGAAGCGCAGCTGAATAG
- a CDS encoding glycosyltransferase family 2 protein, with the protein MKFSIVITTYNRVSLLRRAVDSAINQTIPCEVIVSDDCSRDDTQAYVESLGDRVVYHRNEVNKGHAATVNAGVQKASGEWIKFLDDDDYLANNCIEEMAKAIAFCPSAVICSCVAAQVDEHEIELSRTPQLGPGLAFSVPQADIHYGMLLELLPFGTPVQVACSRDAFCKTGGWDSQLDANCDDIDSWLRIAQFGDAIFLNQCLAYRTIWPGAYNHKFAVAKRLDTNILIKEKIYPLVHKNHYNHLPKMGDIKKYLILHWAFVALKQRKFIVFLRMFYQSAFSLMVWKILLTIVFFRNLHFQNKLIKKSVLYY; encoded by the coding sequence ATGAAGTTTAGCATTGTGATCACTACCTATAACCGCGTAAGCTTACTACGTCGAGCCGTTGATTCTGCTATCAACCAGACAATTCCTTGCGAAGTGATTGTCTCGGATGATTGTTCTAGGGATGACACACAAGCCTACGTAGAAAGCTTGGGTGATAGAGTAGTTTACCACCGCAATGAGGTAAATAAAGGTCATGCAGCTACAGTAAATGCCGGAGTACAAAAGGCCAGTGGTGAATGGATTAAGTTTTTGGATGATGATGATTATCTGGCTAATAATTGTATCGAAGAGATGGCAAAGGCGATCGCTTTTTGTCCAAGCGCAGTGATTTGCTCTTGTGTGGCGGCTCAAGTGGATGAACATGAAATAGAACTCAGCCGCACTCCCCAGCTTGGCCCTGGTTTGGCTTTTTCCGTTCCTCAAGCTGATATTCACTACGGAATGCTGTTGGAATTATTGCCTTTTGGTACACCTGTACAAGTTGCTTGTAGCCGTGATGCTTTTTGTAAAACAGGTGGTTGGGATTCCCAACTTGATGCTAATTGTGATGATATAGATTCTTGGCTAAGAATTGCCCAATTTGGTGATGCTATTTTTTTGAATCAATGTCTCGCTTATCGCACCATTTGGCCAGGGGCTTATAATCACAAATTTGCTGTAGCTAAAAGATTAGATACAAATATTTTAATCAAGGAAAAAATTTATCCTTTAGTTCATAAAAATCATTATAATCATCTTCCTAAAATGGGAGATATTAAAAAATATCTCATATTACATTGGGCGTTTGTTGCACTCAAGCAGAGAAAATTTATAGTCTTTTTGAGGATGTTTTATCAATCAGCTTTCTCGCTCATGGTCTGGAAAATTCTCTTAACTATTGTTTTCTTTCGCAATTTACATTTTCAAAATAAACTGATCAAAAAATCTGTTTTATATTATTAA
- the secE gene encoding preprotein translocase subunit SecE, protein MAKKNEAEMPENTGGLNIQNFFQGTKEELEKVVWPSRRQLVSESAAVLLMVTLSASLIYLVDGLFAWAAKQVF, encoded by the coding sequence GTGGCGAAAAAAAATGAAGCTGAAATGCCGGAAAACACTGGCGGTCTAAACATCCAAAACTTTTTTCAAGGCACAAAAGAAGAGCTTGAAAAAGTAGTTTGGCCAAGTCGCAGACAGCTAGTGAGCGAATCAGCAGCCGTGCTGTTAATGGTGACACTCTCCGCATCTTTGATTTATTTGGTGGATGGATTGTTTGCTTGGGCAGCAAAACAGGTGTTCTGA
- the rplA gene encoding 50S ribosomal protein L1 codes for MTKKVSRRLRELQAKVEDRDYAPLDALALLKETATAKFPEAAEAHIRLGIDPKYTDQQLRTTVALPKGTGQIVRVAVIARGEKVTEASNAGADIVGSEELIDEIQKGMMDFDKLIATPDVMPQVAKLGKLLGPRGLMPSPKGGTVTFDIASAIAEFKAGKLEFRADRTGIVHVMFGKAAFSPEDLLVNLKALQETIDRNRPSGAKGRYWRTFYVSATMGPSIKVDITALRDLKLTEVA; via the coding sequence ATGACAAAAAAAGTATCGCGTCGCTTGCGAGAACTGCAAGCAAAGGTAGAAGATAGGGACTACGCGCCCTTAGACGCGTTAGCACTATTAAAAGAAACAGCAACCGCTAAATTCCCCGAAGCCGCAGAAGCACATATTCGGTTGGGAATTGACCCCAAGTATACAGACCAACAGTTGCGGACAACGGTAGCACTACCCAAAGGTACAGGACAAATTGTCCGGGTAGCAGTTATCGCTAGAGGTGAAAAAGTCACAGAAGCAAGCAACGCTGGTGCGGACATTGTTGGTTCGGAAGAATTGATTGACGAAATCCAAAAAGGGATGATGGATTTCGATAAACTAATTGCGACACCAGATGTTATGCCACAGGTAGCGAAACTAGGTAAATTACTAGGCCCCCGTGGTTTGATGCCATCCCCCAAAGGTGGTACAGTAACATTTGACATTGCAAGTGCGATCGCCGAATTCAAAGCTGGTAAATTAGAATTCCGGGCTGACCGTACTGGTATTGTTCATGTTATGTTTGGTAAGGCAGCTTTCTCCCCAGAAGATTTGTTAGTAAACTTGAAGGCGTTACAAGAAACAATTGACCGTAACCGTCCTTCTGGAGCAAAAGGCCGCTATTGGCGAACCTTCTATGTATCTGCTACTATGGGGCCTTCAATTAAAGTTGACATCACCGCTTTACGGGATTTAAAACTGACCGAAGTTGCATAA
- the rplL gene encoding 50S ribosomal protein L7/L12, which yields MSATTDNILEQLKSLTLLEAAELVKQIEEAFGVSAAAPAGGMMMMAAPGAGAAAAEPVEEKTEFDVILESVPADKKIAVLKIVRELTGLGLKEAKDLVEAAPKPIKEAIAKEAAEDAKKRIEEAGGKVTVK from the coding sequence ATGTCTGCTACAACCGATAACATTTTAGAACAATTAAAATCCTTGACCTTGCTAGAAGCTGCTGAATTAGTTAAGCAAATCGAAGAAGCTTTTGGCGTAAGTGCTGCTGCACCTGCTGGTGGCATGATGATGATGGCTGCTCCTGGTGCTGGTGCTGCTGCTGCTGAACCAGTAGAAGAAAAAACCGAGTTTGACGTAATTCTGGAATCTGTTCCTGCTGACAAGAAGATTGCCGTACTGAAGATTGTACGTGAATTGACTGGTCTAGGCTTGAAAGAAGCTAAAGACTTGGTAGAAGCTGCTCCTAAGCCAATTAAAGAAGCGATCGCTAAAGAAGCTGCTGAAGATGCTAAGAAACGGATTGAAGAAGCTGGCGGTAAAGTTACCGTTAAATAG
- a CDS encoding DUF2839 domain-containing protein: protein MGEAKRRKETLGEQYGQDERILSWVPITKKQSELFVAWTTRGAWIGIGTMVAAWVTIRFIGPAFGWWQVVD from the coding sequence ATGGGTGAAGCAAAACGTCGCAAAGAAACACTGGGAGAACAATACGGTCAAGATGAACGTATATTGTCTTGGGTTCCCATCACCAAAAAACAATCCGAATTATTTGTGGCTTGGACGACTCGCGGAGCCTGGATTGGCATTGGTACAATGGTTGCTGCTTGGGTAACTATCCGTTTTATCGGCCCCGCCTTCGGTTGGTGGCAAGTTGTAGATTAA
- a CDS encoding efflux RND transporter periplasmic adaptor subunit: protein MFPYSKTKKFISLFACLFSTGLLSASCASLPKETAEAQSQQRQGGERGGATPVDVAIARTDTLEKQPEYTGTTIPFRTVSLRSQVEARLLSLNVDVGDRVGKGQNIGQLDDALLLTDLKQAEAELAAQKSEVARAATQVSNARAEVERLRLQLVQAQADSERQQKLYREGAIAEQTAEQAGTQAQTAAQALRAATEQVRTEQQAVAAAQGRVLAQQAVVAQAKERRSYSRLVSPISGVVTGKVTEPGNLLQAGGEVIQIGDFSRVKVVVQVSELELAKIKLGQSVQVRLDAFPQQILTGRVIRISPAADATARLIPVEVEVPNSNGNIGSGLLARVNFATQTQPRVVVSQTAIQQPATDKQSAENQTDGTIFVLTDTPGQPKVAARTVTLGKKADSKVEILSGLQPGERYVVRSGRPLKDGNSVRLSILSETGESNSTQPRTRN, encoded by the coding sequence ATGTTTCCTTACAGTAAAACCAAGAAATTCATATCACTATTTGCTTGTTTATTCAGTACAGGATTACTCTCAGCTAGTTGTGCTTCTCTACCGAAAGAAACAGCTGAAGCGCAATCACAACAACGTCAAGGCGGAGAACGAGGTGGTGCGACACCAGTAGATGTAGCGATCGCCCGTACAGATACACTAGAAAAACAGCCAGAATATACAGGTACAACAATTCCCTTTCGTACAGTATCGCTGCGATCGCAAGTAGAAGCTAGGTTATTATCCTTAAATGTAGATGTCGGTGATCGGGTTGGTAAGGGGCAGAATATTGGCCAGTTAGATGATGCGTTGCTGTTAACAGATTTAAAACAAGCCGAAGCCGAACTCGCCGCCCAAAAATCGGAAGTAGCCAGAGCCGCAACTCAGGTAAGTAACGCCCGTGCAGAAGTGGAAAGACTGCGGTTACAACTGGTGCAAGCCCAAGCAGACTCTGAAAGACAACAAAAATTATACAGAGAAGGCGCGATCGCCGAGCAAACTGCCGAACAAGCAGGTACTCAAGCCCAAACCGCCGCCCAAGCCTTACGAGCTGCTACCGAGCAAGTCCGCACAGAACAGCAAGCCGTCGCCGCCGCCCAAGGTAGAGTTTTGGCGCAACAAGCCGTCGTTGCTCAAGCCAAAGAACGCCGTTCTTATTCGCGACTCGTTTCCCCCATCAGTGGTGTAGTCACAGGCAAAGTTACAGAACCGGGCAATCTTTTGCAAGCAGGCGGTGAAGTTATCCAAATTGGTGACTTTAGCCGCGTTAAAGTTGTTGTCCAAGTTTCCGAATTAGAACTGGCAAAAATTAAACTTGGGCAATCTGTACAAGTACGGTTAGATGCCTTTCCTCAACAAATATTAACTGGTAGAGTCATCCGCATATCTCCCGCCGCCGATGCGACAGCAAGGCTCATCCCCGTAGAAGTGGAAGTTCCTAACAGTAACGGCAATATTGGTAGCGGCCTGTTAGCGCGAGTTAATTTTGCTACCCAAACTCAACCGCGAGTTGTCGTTTCACAAACCGCCATTCAACAACCAGCCACAGACAAACAATCTGCTGAAAACCAGACAGATGGCACCATCTTCGTACTGACAGACACCCCAGGACAGCCAAAAGTAGCAGCGCGTACCGTTACTTTGGGTAAAAAAGCTGACAGCAAAGTCGAAATTTTATCGGGTTTACAACCAGGAGAACGCTACGTAGTTCGCAGTGGTAGACCTTTAAAGGATGGCAATTCTGTACGTCTTTCGATTCTTTCCGAAACAGGCGAATCGAATTCTACACAACCCAGAACTAGAAATTAA